One window of Saimiri boliviensis isolate mSaiBol1 chromosome 4, mSaiBol1.pri, whole genome shotgun sequence genomic DNA carries:
- the GPR6 gene encoding G-protein coupled receptor 6 isoform X1 translates to MTLLVWCTRGANLAEMNASAASLNDSQVVVVAAEGAAAAATAAGGTDTGEWGPPAAAAALGAGGGANGSLELSSQLSAGPPGLLLPAVNPWDVLLCVSGTVIAGENALVVALIASTPALRTPMFVLVGSLATADLLAGCGLILHFVFQYMVPSETVSLLTVGFLVASFAASVSSLLAITVDRYLSLYNALTYYSRRTLLGVHLLLAATWTVSLGLGLLPVLGWNCLAERAACSVVRPLARSHVALLSATFFAVFGIMLHLYVRICQVVWRHAHQIALQQHCLAPPHLAATRKGVGTLAVVLGTFGASWLPFAIYCVVGSHEDPAVYTYATLLPATYNSMINPIIYAFRNQEIQRALWLLFCGCFQSKVPFRSRSPSEV, encoded by the exons ATGACACTCCTAGTTTGGTGCACTCGG GGTGCAAATCTGGCCGAGATGAACGCGAGCGCCGCCTCGCTCAACGACTCCCAGGTGGTAGTAGTGGCGGCCGAAGGAGCAGCGGCGGCGGCTACAGCAGCAGGGGGGACGGACACCGGCGAATGGGGACCCCCTGCTGCGGCGGCGGCTCTGGGAGCCGGTGGCGGGGCTAATGGGTCGCTGGAGCTGTCCTCGCAGCTGTCAGCTGGGCCACCGGGACTCCTGCTGCCAGCGGTGAACCCGTGGGACGTGCTCCTGTGCGTGTCGGGGACAGTGATCGCTGGAGAAAATGCGTTGGTGGTGGCTCTCATCGCGTCCACCCCGGCGCTGCGCACGCCCATGTTCGTGCTGGTGGGCAGCCTGGCCACCGCTGACCTGCTGGCGGGCTGTGGCCTCATCCTGCACTTTGTGTTCCAGTACATGGTGCCCTCGGAGACTGTGAGTCTGCTCACGGTGGGCTTCCTCGTGGCCTCCTTCGCTGCCTCTGTCAGCAGCCTGCTGGCCATTACGGTGGACCGCTACCTGTCCCTCTATAACGCGCTCACCTATTACTCGCGCCGGACCCTGCTGGGCGTGCACCTCCTGCTTGCCGCCACCTGGACCGTGTCCCTAGGCCTGGGGCTGCTGCCCGTGCTGGGCTGGAACTGCCTGGCAGAGCGCGCCGCCTGCAGCGTGGTGCGCCCGCTGGCGCGCAGCCACGTGGCACTGCTCTCTGCCACCTTCTTCGCGGTCTTCGGCATCATGTTGCACCTGTACGTGCGCATCTGCCAGGTGGTCTGGCGCCACGCACACCAGATCGCGCTGCAGCAACACTGCCTGGCACCGCCCCATCTCGCGGCCACCAGAAAGGGCGTAGGTACGCTGGCCGTGGTGCTGGGCACTTTCGGCGCCAGCTGGCTGCCCTTCGCCATCTATTGCGTGGTGGGCAGCCACGAGGACCCGGCGGTTTACACTTACGCCACCCTGCTGCCTGCCACCTACAACTCCATGATCAATCCCATCATCTATGCCTTCCGCAACCAGGAGATCCAGCGTGCCCTGTGGCTCCTGTTCTGTGGCTGTTTCCAGTCCAAAGTGCCCTTTCGTTCCAGGTCCCCCAGCGAGGTCTGA
- the GPR6 gene encoding G-protein coupled receptor 6 isoform X2, whose product MNASAASLNDSQVVVVAAEGAAAAATAAGGTDTGEWGPPAAAAALGAGGGANGSLELSSQLSAGPPGLLLPAVNPWDVLLCVSGTVIAGENALVVALIASTPALRTPMFVLVGSLATADLLAGCGLILHFVFQYMVPSETVSLLTVGFLVASFAASVSSLLAITVDRYLSLYNALTYYSRRTLLGVHLLLAATWTVSLGLGLLPVLGWNCLAERAACSVVRPLARSHVALLSATFFAVFGIMLHLYVRICQVVWRHAHQIALQQHCLAPPHLAATRKGVGTLAVVLGTFGASWLPFAIYCVVGSHEDPAVYTYATLLPATYNSMINPIIYAFRNQEIQRALWLLFCGCFQSKVPFRSRSPSEV is encoded by the coding sequence ATGAACGCGAGCGCCGCCTCGCTCAACGACTCCCAGGTGGTAGTAGTGGCGGCCGAAGGAGCAGCGGCGGCGGCTACAGCAGCAGGGGGGACGGACACCGGCGAATGGGGACCCCCTGCTGCGGCGGCGGCTCTGGGAGCCGGTGGCGGGGCTAATGGGTCGCTGGAGCTGTCCTCGCAGCTGTCAGCTGGGCCACCGGGACTCCTGCTGCCAGCGGTGAACCCGTGGGACGTGCTCCTGTGCGTGTCGGGGACAGTGATCGCTGGAGAAAATGCGTTGGTGGTGGCTCTCATCGCGTCCACCCCGGCGCTGCGCACGCCCATGTTCGTGCTGGTGGGCAGCCTGGCCACCGCTGACCTGCTGGCGGGCTGTGGCCTCATCCTGCACTTTGTGTTCCAGTACATGGTGCCCTCGGAGACTGTGAGTCTGCTCACGGTGGGCTTCCTCGTGGCCTCCTTCGCTGCCTCTGTCAGCAGCCTGCTGGCCATTACGGTGGACCGCTACCTGTCCCTCTATAACGCGCTCACCTATTACTCGCGCCGGACCCTGCTGGGCGTGCACCTCCTGCTTGCCGCCACCTGGACCGTGTCCCTAGGCCTGGGGCTGCTGCCCGTGCTGGGCTGGAACTGCCTGGCAGAGCGCGCCGCCTGCAGCGTGGTGCGCCCGCTGGCGCGCAGCCACGTGGCACTGCTCTCTGCCACCTTCTTCGCGGTCTTCGGCATCATGTTGCACCTGTACGTGCGCATCTGCCAGGTGGTCTGGCGCCACGCACACCAGATCGCGCTGCAGCAACACTGCCTGGCACCGCCCCATCTCGCGGCCACCAGAAAGGGCGTAGGTACGCTGGCCGTGGTGCTGGGCACTTTCGGCGCCAGCTGGCTGCCCTTCGCCATCTATTGCGTGGTGGGCAGCCACGAGGACCCGGCGGTTTACACTTACGCCACCCTGCTGCCTGCCACCTACAACTCCATGATCAATCCCATCATCTATGCCTTCCGCAACCAGGAGATCCAGCGTGCCCTGTGGCTCCTGTTCTGTGGCTGTTTCCAGTCCAAAGTGCCCTTTCGTTCCAGGTCCCCCAGCGAGGTCTGA